In Nostoc sphaeroides, the genomic window AGTAAAGCATAACTTCGGCAGCAGCTATATCTCTACTAGAAGTTGATTTTGGTCATAGATACAATCGTCGTCAACCGCTATCCTTCCCCACCCAGCATGAAGCTGAGGGTGGGGACTGCCGCGATACGTTCAATTACGAATTACGAATTACGAATTACGAATTATTTAATTGTGCCTGCTGTGGTTGAGTTGTATCGAAAATCTTTACGTAAGGTTGTTCTTCTTCAGTAAAAGATTCAGCTTGTTTGATTTGTGAGTCTAATAAATCGGCGGTGGCATCAGCGATATCACCAGTGCGGTTGTTCAGACGCTCTTTTATAACTTCAAGGGGTGCTGTGCATTGGATAATCTGAAGGGAAAGTTGGTGCTTTGTAGCTTGAGCGATCGCTTCTTGCCGCAACTGCTGGCGATCGTACTTGGCATCCAAAATCACCGAAAAACCTTGATTAGCCAGGATAATTCCCAATTCCAAGAGCCGTGTGTAGGTTTTTTCGGTCATCTCAGGGGTATACAAATCATCGCCACCTTTTTCCCACAGGGAAATTCCCCCTAAATGTTTCCGCACCGCATCAGAACGGAGGTGAATCGCTCCCATTTGACGCGCTAAATGCCTTGCTGTGGTACTTTTACCAGAACCTGACAACCCCGACATCAAAATAAGTTTTCCCTGCTTTGGTTTAGTGTATTCCCAAGCCTGTTTGTAATACTCAGCAGCAGTTTTTGTCGCTTCTTCTTTTACCGTAGCGGGTACACTCGGATCATCTAGCAAAAATGAAGTTACCTTTGCTCGAACATAAGCCTGACGGCTTAAATACAAAGGCAGCACCTGTAAGCCTTCCCAATCTCCAGTTTGCTCTATGTATGAATTCAAAAACGCATTACCCAAGTCTTTACGCTGTCGCGCTTCCAAATCCATCACCGTGAATGCCACATCGTACATCACATCGACAAAGCGAAACGGCTCATTAAACTCAATGCAATCGAACAGCAAGATTTTATCGTGCCACAACGCAATATTTCTCAGGTGTAAATCCCCGTGACATTCACGAATATAGTTGTTGTGAATTCTGCTAGCGAATAATTCTGGACGTTGGGCAAAAAAGTTATCTGTATATTGCTTTGTTTCTGTAAATTGCGCCTGTGTTTGGGGGCCACCAATATACTTCTCAGTTTGCTGATAATTCTCATCAAATGCAGTGCGAACTTTTGGTACTTCACCAAAACTGCGAATATAATCATTCGTCTGTGCTTGTGCATGATATTGAGCCACTACCCGTCCCAACTCTTCTAAGCGCGTCTCATCTAACTTACCCTGTTCAAAAAGTGTGCTTAATAGCGACTCTTGAGGAAACTGGCGCATCTTCAGCACGTATTCTACAGGCTCATCAGTTCCCCCTAGTTGGTATTGCTCCCCTACCAGAGTTATGGGCAAAACTTCTAAATACAGTTCACCAGCACCCCGTTGATTCAACCGCAACTCTTCTAGGGAAAAATGTTGCCGCTTCTTTAAGGTGGAAAAGTCTAAAAAACCAAAATTCATCGGTTTTTTTAGTTTATAGGCGTAATCCCCAGTCAACAGCACATAAGAAATGTGGGTTTGAATTAGTTGAATAGGTTCTGTTACCGCATGTGGATAAAATCTCGGTTGCAACATTTGCTCAATTAAAGCTGGAAGAGTCGCTTCTGTCATCTCTGTCCTCTGCGCTCTCTGCGCCTCTGCGGTTCAAATATAAAAAAACCAGGAGTTCCCCCCTGGTGTCATCAAAAATTATTACACAGTTTACCAATTGATTGTTGATAAGCTAATGCGTTTATATATTGCGCTATTTTCCGTGAAGACCGTCATTAGTCATTGGTCAACGAGCTAACCAAAATATCACAATTAATACCTAGTATACTATTACTATCTCATTGATTAGCGATCGCAGAAAATTAACTGAGCGCAGTTGCCTAGAACTAAATTCAGCCAGAGATTTTAGCTGTTTAGCTATCCATGAGCGTTTGTGTTGAGTCGCAGAGATGATCCGATTCAATATTAATTGACTGGCAGAGATGACTGTATTACTGATAATTTTAATTAACCATAACGTTGCTTGAATAGCGATCGCAGTTTTGCACCCTAACCATTTTGACGTTCTTATAGCGTTTCTCGTTCGGATGCAATACACTTTGACCTCACTTCCATTCCTCTCTCCTAAAAGGAGAGAGGCTTTGAATTTTACTCCCCAACGCTAGAAGGGAAAGGGCTGTTCTTGTTAGGTCTGTATTCTATGCAACTGAGAATCGCTATAACGACAGACACGATGTTAATAACAAACATCGCAATATTAATAAGGAACATTGCGATGTTAATAACAAACATTGCAATGTTCATCACAAAGATCACGATATTAATAAGAAACATTACAATGTTCATCACAAAGATCACGATGTTGGTAACAACAGCTTATAGACCCAATTGAAAACAGCTACCTCTGCGCTATTCTATGAAAAAAATTATCACCAGTCTTTTGGCTTTGGGCGTTTATCTAACGCCTTTAACAGTAATGCTGATGGCTCAACCCACCTGGGGACAGACTCAAAACTTGCAAGCGCAAGAAGCAGAAAGACTGCTTGAGCAAGGGATAAAACTGACACAGCAACAGGAACACCAACAGGCAATACAAATATTCCAGCAGGGTTTAACCATTGCACGACAACTCAAAGACCAAAAACTTGAAGCAAATGCACTGCTTGGGCTTGGGCATAACTACGACGCTTTAGGAGAAAAGCAAAAAGCACTCGAATTTTATAACCAAGCTCTGCCCCTTAAACGTGCTGTGAGCGATCGCACGGGTGTTGCCATTACACTCAATAACATCGGTCTAGTCTACGACGCTTTAGGAGAAAAGCAAAAAGCACTCGAATTTTACAACCAAGCTCTGCCACTATTTCGTGCTGTGGGCGATCGCTCTGGTGTTGCGAGTACACTCATTAGCTTCGGTAAAGTCTACGACGATTTAGGAGAAAAGCAAAAAGCACTCGAATTTTACAACCAAGCTCTGCCACTATTTCGTGCTGTGGGCGACAAGGCAGGTGTTGCGACTACACTCAATAACATTGGTCTAGTTTACGACGCTTTAGGAGAAAAGCAAAAAGCACTCGAATTTTACAACCAAGCTCTGCCACTATATCGTGCTATGGGCAATCGCTCTGGAGAAGCGACTACACTCATTAGCTTAGGTAAAGTCTACAGCGATTTAGGAGAAAAGCAAAAAGCACTCGAATTTTACAACCAAGCTCTGCCACTATATCGTGCTGTGGGCGATCGCTCTGGTGTTGCCACTACACTCAATAACATCGGTAAAGTCTACAACAATTTAGGAGAAAAGCAAAAAGCACTCGAATTTTACAACCAAGCTCTGCCTCTATCTCGTGCTGTGGGCGATCGCTCTGGTGTTGCGACTACACTCAATAACATCGGTGGAGCCTACGACGATTTAGGAGAAAAGCAAAAAGCACTCGAATTTTACAACCAAGCTCTGCCCCTATCTCGTGCTGTGGGCGATCGCTCTGTTGAAGCGACTACACTCAATAACATCGGTGGAGTCTACTACGCTTTCGGAGAAAAGCAAAAAGCACTCGAATTTTATAACCAAGCTCTGCCCCTATCTCGTGCTGTGGGCGATCGCTCTGTTGAAGCGACTACACTCAATAACATCGGTGGAGTCTACTACGCTTTCGGAGAAAATCAAAAAGCACTCGAATTTTACAACCAAGCTCTGCCCCTATCTCGTGTTGTGGGCGATCGCACAGGTGTTGCCACTACACTCAATAACATCGGTACAGTCTACGACGCTTTCGGAGAAAAGCAAAAAGCACTCGAATTTTACAACCAAGCTCTGCCCTTATTTCGGGCTGTGGGCGATCGCACAGGTGTTGCGACTACACTCAATAACATCGGTGGAGTCTATGACGATTTACGAAAAAAGTAAAAAGCACTCGATTTTTACAACCAAGCTCTGCCACTATTTCGGGCTGTGGGCGATCGCACAGGTGTTGCGACTACACTCAATAACATCGGTGGAGTCTATGACGATTTACGAAAAAAGTAAAAAGCACTCGATTTTTACAACCAAGCTCTGCCCCTATTTCGGGCTGTGAGCGATCGCACAGGTGTTGCGACTACACTCAATAACATCGAGCAAGTCTACCACGATTTACGAAAAAAGTAAAATTTCTAAATACAAAAAAACCAGGAGTTTCCCCCTGGTGTCATCAAAAATTATTACACAGTTTACTTAGCTTAAGAAGCCGCTTCAGTTTCAGTTTCTGTCCCAGCATCTTCAGCGCTAATTTGTGGTGGCAAAACGCTCACAACAAGTCGCTCTGATTCAGCTAGAGGTGTAACACCTTCAGGAAAGGGTATATCACTGATACTCAAGCTGTCTCCAATTTGTAGGTTAGAGACATCGATTTCGATTACATCTGGGATGTTTTCTGGCGCACAACTCACTTGCAATTCGCTGATTACGGTGTCTAACACACCACCTTCTTGTTTAACACCAATAGCAGTTCCCACAAAACGCAGCCGTACTCCTACAGTTGTGTCGCCGTGGCCCGCAACCGCGAAAAAGCTAAGGTGGTAAGGTGTACCTTTTGCTGGATGGATTTGAAGTTCCCGCAGCAAGGCTTTGCCGCGCCAAGGTGCATCAGCAACGTTTAACTCAATCAATGTATTGTTGACTGAAACTCTTTTGAGCAAGCGCTCAACAGTTTTAGCATCAATGGTCAAAGAAATGGATTCTGTACCCTTATGACCATACAAATTGGCAGGTATCAGTCCAGCACGGCGCAAAGCTCTTGGCTTGCTGCCTTCTGCACGTTTTAGAGATTCGACTGTAATAGCCATAGAAGTTGTTAGTTGTTAATTAAAGTTAGGAGTTTGGAGTTTGGAGTTTGGAGTTAGGAGTTTGGAGTTAGGAGTTTGGAGTTTGGAGTTTGGAGTTAGGAGTTAGGAGTTTGGAGTTTGGAGTTTTGATTTAATTACTCATTTTTCACTCTTCACTCTTTAGTTTTAACTCTTCACTCTTAACTCTTCACTCTTAACTCTTAACTCCTCACTCCTAACTCTTCACTCCTCACTCTTAACTAAGCACTAAGTAGGGTAGCAGGTGTGCCGTCGGCCTGCAATAAAGCACGTTTGGGCCCGTGGATGGGGTCTTCTACGATTATGGTTTGATCGCGGCTTGCTCCTAGTGAGACGATCGCGATCGGGACTTCCATCAATTCAGCGAGGAATTTTAGATAGTCCAGTGCTTGCGGTGGCAAGTCTTCCAGGGTGCGGCAGTGGGTTGTTGACACTTTCCATCCTGGTAAGGTTTTGTAGATGGGGCGACATCTAGCAAATTGACGAGAACTTGTGGGGAAGTGTTCGCTGCGATCGCCATCTATGTCATAAGCGACACAAACTTGGATTTCCTCTAATTCATCGAGGACATCCAGTTTGGTCAGCGCCATACAATCCATGCCGTTTATCCGCACGGCATAGCGACCAATGACCGCATCAAACCAGCCACAACGCCGTTTGCGTCCGGTAGTTGTGCCAAATTCTGCACCGCGATCGCACAACAATTCTCCCAACTCTCCATGCAATTCTGTGGGAAATGGCCCCTCTCCCACTCGTGTCGTATAGGCTTTCGACACTCCAATTACCCGGTCAATCATTGTCGGCCCTACCCCTGTACCAACGCAAGCCCCACCGGCTACAGGATTAGAGGAGGTGACATAAGGATAAGTTCCATGATCTAAGTCAAGGAGCGTACCTTGTGCCCCTTCAAACAAAATATTCCGCCGTCGCGCGATCGCATCGGATATTTTTAACGATGTATCAATAACATAAGGGCGTAAGCGTTCTGCATATCCCAAATACTGTTCAATCACCTCTTGCGGATCTAGAGGCGGTAAGTTGTAAAGCTTTTCTAAAATGACGTTTTTATAATTAATCGTCCACTCCAACTGCTCACGTAGCTCATCGGGGTTCATCAAGTCTAAAACCCGAATGCCTATACGCTCAGATTTGTCTGCATAAGTCGGCCCAATGCCCCGACCTGTTGTGCCGATCTTATGGCTTCCCCGTCGTTCTTCAGATGCCTGGTCAATCAACCGATGATAAGGCATCGTTACGTGGGCTGTCTCAGATATCAGCAGGTGGTCAGTGGAAATATTTAATTCTTTTAGTTGGTCGAGTTCTGCGATCAAAATCTGTGGATCGATTACTGTTCCACAGCCGATAATGCAATCGGTATTTGGATACAAAATACCTGAGGGAATCAAGTGCAGCTTAAAGGTCTGACCTTTAACTACAATCGTGTGTCCAGCATTGACACCCCCTTGGTAACGAACCACAACATCTGCGGAACGGCTGAGTAAGTCAGTTATTTTACCTTTTCCTTCATCGCCCCATTGGGCACCTATGACAATGACGTTAGCCAAGAGCTTAAATTAAGAAGTAAAGTTTCCACAAACTATTATTA contains:
- a CDS encoding AAA family ATPase, with the translated sequence MTEATLPALIEQMLQPRFYPHAVTEPIQLIQTHISYVLLTGDYAYKLKKPMNFGFLDFSTLKKRQHFSLEELRLNQRGAGELYLEVLPITLVGEQYQLGGTDEPVEYVLKMRQFPQESLLSTLFEQGKLDETRLEELGRVVAQYHAQAQTNDYIRSFGEVPKVRTAFDENYQQTEKYIGGPQTQAQFTETKQYTDNFFAQRPELFASRIHNNYIRECHGDLHLRNIALWHDKILLFDCIEFNEPFRFVDVMYDVAFTVMDLEARQRKDLGNAFLNSYIEQTGDWEGLQVLPLYLSRQAYVRAKVTSFLLDDPSVPATVKEEATKTAAEYYKQAWEYTKPKQGKLILMSGLSGSGKSTTARHLARQMGAIHLRSDAVRKHLGGISLWEKGGDDLYTPEMTEKTYTRLLELGIILANQGFSVILDAKYDRQQLRQEAIAQATKHQLSLQIIQCTAPLEVIKERLNNRTGDIADATADLLDSQIKQAESFTEEEQPYVKIFDTTQPQQAQLNNS
- a CDS encoding 50S ribosomal protein L25/general stress protein Ctc; the protein is MAITVESLKRAEGSKPRALRRAGLIPANLYGHKGTESISLTIDAKTVERLLKRVSVNNTLIELNVADAPWRGKALLRELQIHPAKGTPYHLSFFAVAGHGDTTVGVRLRFVGTAIGVKQEGGVLDTVISELQVSCAPENIPDVIEIDVSNLQIGDSLSISDIPFPEGVTPLAESERLVVSVLPPQISAEDAGTETETEAAS
- a CDS encoding adenylosuccinate synthase, which produces MANVIVIGAQWGDEGKGKITDLLSRSADVVVRYQGGVNAGHTIVVKGQTFKLHLIPSGILYPNTDCIIGCGTVIDPQILIAELDQLKELNISTDHLLISETAHVTMPYHRLIDQASEERRGSHKIGTTGRGIGPTYADKSERIGIRVLDLMNPDELREQLEWTINYKNVILEKLYNLPPLDPQEVIEQYLGYAERLRPYVIDTSLKISDAIARRRNILFEGAQGTLLDLDHGTYPYVTSSNPVAGGACVGTGVGPTMIDRVIGVSKAYTTRVGEGPFPTELHGELGELLCDRGAEFGTTTGRKRRCGWFDAVIGRYAVRINGMDCMALTKLDVLDELEEIQVCVAYDIDGDRSEHFPTSSRQFARCRPIYKTLPGWKVSTTHCRTLEDLPPQALDYLKFLAELMEVPIAIVSLGASRDQTIIVEDPIHGPKRALLQADGTPATLLSA